The following proteins come from a genomic window of Synechococcus sp. BIOS-E4-1:
- a CDS encoding glycerol-3-phosphate dehydrogenase/oxidase, which produces MNDNCFDLLVIGGGASGACVAYEAVCRGLKVALLEGHDLGGGTSSRSTKLLHGGVRYLELAFKTADTAQLRLVREALLERGHWLKHAPFLAHRLELALPTDGLIGQIYYRLGLGIYDALSGRSGIGSSRLMSRARMHEALPDLRSDVSGGVAYSDGQFDDARLNLLMALSAERHGAVVRTRTPVVELEKDSHGKLCGAISESADGHRERWQARVVVNATGIHADVLRRMAEPDCQERMLTSRGVHLVLKQRLCPQRIGLLLPSTDDGRVLFMLPFFGRTLVGTTDTPCSQQQAAMPSDQEQSYLLDYVKRWFPGLNNIEIGSCWAGGRPLLKPADADMNSSRVVREHEVETLQSGLVSVMGGKWTTCRPMALDTLTAVEKQLGQSLPPPEELPLIGADANPLQTPNRLIAQRTTLQDLLPKSPQQAEQIDHLESSHGLHAEALVNSWSEAEREPLSSVMPICRGELRHAVETEKARSVTDVLARRTRLAMVDRDEAQRLTPVVNQILEQCGHGNSTPLELNH; this is translated from the coding sequence ATGAATGACAACTGCTTCGACCTTCTGGTGATCGGCGGCGGTGCCAGTGGAGCCTGCGTGGCCTATGAAGCCGTCTGCCGGGGGCTCAAGGTGGCCCTGCTTGAGGGCCATGACCTTGGTGGCGGCACCAGTTCACGGAGCACAAAGCTCTTGCACGGAGGGGTTCGCTATCTCGAACTGGCGTTCAAGACCGCCGACACCGCTCAGCTTCGACTGGTGCGCGAAGCATTGCTGGAGCGCGGTCATTGGCTGAAACATGCGCCGTTTCTTGCCCATCGCCTTGAGCTGGCTCTGCCAACGGATGGGCTGATCGGCCAGATCTACTACCGCCTTGGGCTCGGCATCTACGACGCCCTCTCAGGCCGTTCGGGAATCGGCAGCAGCCGGCTGATGTCTCGAGCACGGATGCATGAAGCTCTGCCCGATCTGCGCAGCGATGTCAGCGGAGGGGTCGCCTACAGCGATGGGCAGTTTGACGATGCCAGATTGAACCTGCTGATGGCTCTCAGCGCCGAGCGACACGGGGCGGTGGTCCGCACGCGGACACCGGTGGTGGAGCTGGAGAAAGACAGCCATGGAAAGCTGTGCGGAGCCATCAGCGAAAGCGCGGATGGGCACAGAGAACGCTGGCAAGCCCGCGTGGTGGTCAACGCCACTGGCATTCATGCCGATGTGCTGAGGCGCATGGCCGAACCCGATTGCCAGGAGCGCATGTTGACCAGCCGCGGAGTCCATTTGGTGCTGAAGCAGCGACTCTGTCCACAGCGAATCGGCCTGCTGCTGCCCTCCACGGATGACGGCAGGGTGCTGTTCATGCTGCCCTTCTTCGGGCGCACATTGGTGGGAACAACCGACACGCCCTGCAGCCAACAGCAGGCAGCCATGCCATCCGATCAGGAGCAGAGCTATCTCCTGGACTACGTGAAGCGATGGTTCCCAGGCCTGAACAACATTGAAATCGGCAGTTGCTGGGCTGGAGGAAGACCCTTGCTCAAGCCTGCCGATGCAGACATGAACAGCAGCCGTGTGGTGCGTGAGCACGAGGTGGAAACGCTGCAAAGCGGTCTGGTGAGCGTGATGGGAGGGAAGTGGACCACTTGCCGTCCCATGGCTCTCGACACCCTCACTGCGGTTGAGAAGCAACTCGGACAGTCACTGCCACCGCCTGAGGAACTGCCCCTGATCGGCGCCGACGCCAATCCCCTGCAAACCCCAAACCGGCTGATTGCACAACGCACAACCCTCCAGGATCTATTGCCGAAATCGCCGCAACAAGCGGAACAGATTGACCATCTTGAAAGCAGTCATGGCCTCCATGCAGAGGCTCTGGTGAACAGCTGGTCAGAAGCAGAGCGTGAACCACTCAGCTCGGTGATGCCCATCTGCAGAGGAGAGCTGCGGCATGCCGTCGAAACAGAAAAAGCGAGAAGCGTCACAGACGTGCTGGCCCGGCGAACGCGGCTGGCCATGGTCGACCGCGACGAAGCGCAACGGTTGACTCCTGTGGTGAATCAAATTCTTGAGCAGTGCGGCCATGGCAACAGCACACCTCTGGAACTGAATCACTGA
- a CDS encoding tRNA-(ms[2]io[6]A)-hydroxylase yields MTITSSVTSIRWLAAPTSRRWVEQAIARPMEVLIDHAHCERKAAGAAVQLMFRYLCEPGLGEALSPLAREELEHFERVLTLLKDRGRYLEPLPSPGYGAWLAKQVRRGEPERMLDSFLVAGLIEARSHERMALLAEYSPDPDLRLLYGDLLKSEARHFGLYWVLCADRYPRDVIVPRLHELAAAEVDALRGELAAPEAVRMHSVGVDA; encoded by the coding sequence ATGACCATCACCTCTTCGGTGACGAGTATCCGCTGGCTTGCAGCACCCACCAGCCGTCGCTGGGTGGAGCAAGCCATCGCCAGGCCGATGGAGGTGCTGATCGACCATGCCCATTGCGAACGTAAAGCGGCTGGGGCGGCTGTTCAGCTGATGTTCCGCTATCTGTGCGAGCCAGGCCTGGGCGAGGCTCTCAGTCCGCTGGCGCGTGAAGAGCTTGAACACTTTGAACGGGTGTTGACGCTCCTCAAGGACCGGGGACGTTATCTGGAGCCCCTGCCCTCGCCAGGTTATGGAGCATGGTTGGCCAAGCAGGTGCGCCGGGGAGAGCCCGAGCGCATGCTCGACTCGTTCCTGGTTGCGGGGCTGATCGAGGCCAGGAGCCATGAGCGCATGGCCCTGCTTGCTGAGTACAGCCCGGATCCAGATCTGCGCTTGCTCTATGGCGATCTGTTGAAGAGCGAAGCCCGCCATTTCGGCCTCTACTGGGTGCTGTGCGCAGACCGCTATCCAAGGGATGTGATCGTGCCTCGGCTTCACGAGCTGGCCGCGGCGGAGGTGGATGCGTTGCGCGGTGAGCTTGCCGCACCGGAGGCTGTGCGCATGCATTCCGTTGGAGTTGATGCCTGA
- the glpK gene encoding glycerol kinase GlpK: MAATPLLLALDQGTSSSRAALFDSRGFPVASASAPLAISYPADGWVEQNPGEIWESQRLAMERLEQTISQEQRDAVVSCGVTNQRETTILWRRSDGQPCGPALVWQDGRTSDICQQWKEDGLEQEWCARTGLLLDPYFSASKIRWLMLHEPSATSAAAKDDLCFGTVESWLLWNLSGNRRHCSDMSNASRTLLMDLKKREWVDAFCEKTGLPLSALPELVPCRGDFGAIASGLPFAGVPIQALLGDQQAATLGQLCLEPGEAKCTYGTGAFLVVNTGSNIHRSDAGLLSTLGWTDDQGEPTYCLEGSLFNAGTVVQWLRDGLGIIETAEDVNQLARSVEDSGGVMLVPAFTGWGTPHWDPGARGLLIGLTRDTGRGQIARAALEGIALSVAGLVQLAEQSLGQELGELAVDGGAAASDPLLQAQADSTGLRVRRPAYLQSTSRGVALLAGVQAGVINSLQDLESLRGKQADVFDPSLTGEQRQNWLKQWSDAISRSLRWHE, from the coding sequence ATGGCAGCAACGCCCCTCCTTCTCGCACTGGATCAGGGCACCAGCAGCTCACGCGCCGCCCTGTTTGACTCGCGTGGCTTCCCCGTTGCTAGTGCAAGCGCTCCCTTGGCCATCAGCTATCCAGCTGACGGATGGGTGGAACAGAACCCAGGCGAGATCTGGGAAAGCCAGCGTCTGGCCATGGAGCGCCTGGAACAGACCATCAGCCAGGAACAGAGAGACGCTGTTGTTTCCTGTGGAGTCACCAATCAGAGGGAAACAACGATCCTGTGGCGCCGCAGCGATGGCCAGCCCTGCGGCCCGGCCTTGGTGTGGCAGGACGGCCGCACCTCGGACATCTGTCAGCAATGGAAAGAGGATGGCCTGGAGCAGGAATGGTGCGCCCGCACCGGCCTGCTCCTAGACCCTTACTTCAGCGCCAGCAAGATCCGCTGGCTGATGCTGCATGAACCAAGCGCCACCAGCGCTGCCGCCAAGGATGATCTCTGCTTCGGCACGGTGGAGAGCTGGTTGCTGTGGAACCTCAGCGGTAACCGCCGCCACTGCTCGGACATGAGCAATGCCAGCCGCACTCTGCTCATGGACCTGAAAAAACGTGAGTGGGTGGATGCATTCTGCGAAAAGACAGGCCTACCCCTGAGCGCATTGCCGGAGCTTGTGCCCTGCCGCGGCGACTTTGGCGCGATTGCATCGGGCCTCCCCTTTGCCGGAGTCCCGATCCAGGCCCTGCTCGGCGACCAGCAAGCAGCGACGCTGGGCCAGTTATGCCTGGAACCCGGCGAAGCCAAATGCACCTACGGAACAGGTGCATTTCTGGTGGTGAACACAGGCAGCAACATTCATCGCAGTGATGCGGGTTTGCTGAGCACCCTCGGCTGGACCGACGACCAGGGTGAGCCCACCTACTGCCTTGAGGGCAGTCTCTTCAACGCCGGCACGGTGGTGCAGTGGCTGCGGGACGGATTGGGGATCATCGAGACAGCCGAAGACGTCAACCAGCTGGCCCGCAGCGTCGAAGATTCGGGAGGTGTCATGCTCGTTCCAGCCTTCACAGGCTGGGGGACACCGCATTGGGATCCTGGTGCTCGCGGCCTTCTGATCGGATTGACCCGCGACACCGGTCGAGGCCAGATCGCCCGTGCAGCCCTCGAAGGCATTGCGCTCTCAGTGGCGGGACTGGTGCAGCTCGCCGAGCAGTCCCTTGGCCAGGAGCTCGGAGAACTGGCCGTGGACGGCGGTGCAGCCGCCTCAGATCCACTGCTGCAGGCCCAGGCCGACAGCACTGGACTGAGGGTCCGACGTCCGGCCTATCTGCAGAGCACCTCCCGCGGAGTCGCGCTGTTGGCAGGTGTTCAGGCCGGGGTGATCAACAGCCTGCAGGATCTGGAATCCCTTCGCGGCAAGCAGGCGGACGTTTTTGATCCCTCGCTCACTGGCGAACAACGCCAGAACTGGCTGAAGCAGTGGAGCGATGCCATCTCAAGGAGCCTGCGCTGGCATGAATGA
- the aroQ gene encoding type II 3-dehydroquinate dehydratase — protein MRLLLLNGPNLNLLGQREPGLYGHQTLEQIEQDLHLRATAAGVQLECFQSNFEGALVERVHQAMDGVNGILVNAGAYTHTSIALRDALLGVAIPYVELHLSNTHAREAFRHQSFLADRAVGVVSGFGPFSYDLAFDGLLNHLRRSAP, from the coding sequence ATGCGCCTGCTGCTCCTGAACGGCCCCAACCTCAATCTTCTGGGGCAACGAGAACCTGGTCTTTATGGACATCAGACGCTCGAGCAGATTGAGCAGGATCTGCATCTGCGTGCAACGGCTGCTGGTGTGCAGCTGGAGTGTTTTCAAAGCAATTTCGAGGGTGCGCTGGTGGAACGCGTCCACCAGGCCATGGATGGGGTGAACGGGATTCTCGTCAACGCAGGCGCCTACACGCATACGTCGATCGCTCTGCGTGACGCTCTGTTGGGAGTGGCGATTCCCTATGTCGAGCTTCATTTGAGCAACACGCATGCCCGAGAGGCCTTTCGTCATCAGTCGTTTCTGGCCGATCGTGCCGTTGGCGTCGTCAGTGGCTTCGGGCCCTTCAGTTATGACCTGGCCTTCGATGGCCTGCTGAATCACCTGCGCAGATCTGCCCCATGA
- a CDS encoding alpha-amylase family protein gives MSQQKPWWSGAVIYQLIVRSYRDGNGDGIGDLQGLASRLPYLRWLGVEAIWLTPIYPSPLDDGGYDITDFKAIHPDLGDLAAFHRFLTAAHAQGLKVVMDLVMNHTSTLHPWFQRARWAPQGSPEREIYVWSDDPHRYADAPVLFRHFESSNWEWDEVAGQYFLHRFLRHQPDLNYANPFVQETMLDVVDFWIDRGVDGFRLDAVPFLCEEEGSRCEGLPETHAFLKRLRQRVDSHGRDVLLVGEAIQPVEEIAPYLLQDELHGAFNFALTAHLFAAIASGSVENLRQCLEEAQKVVSGCRWALPLRNHDELWLGDGHLIPEEVIQTIRAGLHQGQGHWLNWGINRRLAPLLNGDPGSNRVLHALLYSLPGMPCLYYGDELGMGDWPGLRDRDPNRTPMAWTPARNGGFSTAPDPLLVLPPITAPGYDYRVVNVEVQKQLPGSLLNWHRRMLTCRRLLPALRHGNFELLKCAHPGVISYVRCDGSMTVLVAANLSAAGASLHLDLSRWSGMRTREVFWGCEYPPASENWFVYLPSHGFSWWLIGEVEDVNSDRSVNTELVNSNQ, from the coding sequence ATGAGTCAGCAGAAGCCTTGGTGGAGCGGTGCCGTCATCTATCAGTTGATCGTGCGCAGTTACCGCGATGGCAATGGTGATGGGATCGGAGACCTTCAGGGGTTGGCCAGCCGACTTCCCTATCTGCGTTGGTTGGGGGTGGAAGCGATCTGGCTGACGCCCATCTATCCCTCACCGCTGGATGACGGTGGATATGACATCACCGACTTCAAGGCGATTCATCCGGACCTGGGTGATCTCGCAGCGTTCCATCGTTTTCTGACGGCTGCGCATGCGCAGGGCCTCAAGGTGGTGATGGATCTGGTGATGAATCACACCAGCACCCTCCATCCCTGGTTTCAGCGCGCTCGATGGGCACCACAGGGCAGCCCTGAGCGTGAGATCTACGTGTGGAGTGATGATCCGCATCGTTATGCGGATGCTCCGGTGCTCTTCCGCCATTTCGAGTCGTCGAACTGGGAATGGGATGAGGTGGCAGGTCAGTACTTCCTTCACCGTTTCCTGCGCCATCAGCCTGATCTCAACTACGCCAATCCATTTGTCCAGGAGACGATGTTGGATGTGGTGGATTTCTGGATTGATCGTGGTGTCGATGGCTTCCGCCTGGATGCCGTGCCTTTCCTGTGTGAGGAGGAGGGATCACGCTGTGAGGGGCTTCCTGAAACCCACGCTTTTCTCAAGCGACTGCGCCAGCGGGTGGATTCCCATGGTCGGGATGTTTTGTTGGTGGGGGAAGCGATCCAGCCAGTTGAAGAAATCGCGCCCTATCTGTTGCAGGATGAGCTCCACGGCGCTTTCAACTTTGCTCTGACTGCACACCTGTTTGCTGCGATCGCCAGCGGCAGTGTGGAGAATCTGCGCCAGTGTCTTGAGGAGGCACAGAAGGTCGTCAGTGGCTGCCGCTGGGCCTTGCCTCTGCGTAATCACGATGAGCTGTGGCTGGGTGATGGTCACCTGATCCCGGAGGAGGTGATCCAGACCATCCGTGCTGGTCTTCATCAAGGACAGGGGCATTGGCTCAACTGGGGAATCAACCGTCGCCTGGCGCCATTACTCAATGGAGATCCAGGTTCTAACCGTGTTCTTCACGCTCTGCTTTACAGCCTGCCGGGGATGCCATGCCTCTATTACGGCGATGAGCTGGGCATGGGGGATTGGCCGGGATTGCGCGACCGCGATCCCAACCGCACACCTATGGCCTGGACTCCAGCGCGAAACGGTGGCTTTTCAACCGCACCTGATCCGCTGCTGGTGCTGCCACCCATCACAGCTCCCGGCTACGACTACCGCGTGGTGAATGTTGAAGTGCAGAAGCAGCTGCCTGGTTCACTGCTGAACTGGCACCGGCGCATGCTCACCTGCCGGCGATTACTGCCGGCGCTGCGACATGGCAATTTCGAACTCCTGAAATGTGCCCACCCAGGGGTGATCAGCTACGTGCGCTGTGACGGCAGCATGACGGTGCTCGTGGCTGCCAACCTTTCGGCAGCAGGGGCCTCTCTGCATCTTGATCTGAGCCGTTGGAGCGGTATGCGCACGCGTGAGGTCTTCTGGGGGTGTGAATATCCGCCTGCTTCGGAGAATTGGTTCGTCTATCTGCCATCCCATGGATTCAGCTGGTGGCTGATCGGCGAAGTGGAGGATGTGAACTCCGATCGATCAGTGAACACTGAGTTGGTGAACTCCAATCAATGA